A stretch of the Poseidonibacter antarcticus genome encodes the following:
- a CDS encoding DegT/DnrJ/EryC1/StrS family aminotransferase translates to MKRDIAIYKASLDNEELTQIRSVLESKDDLSKAIEFEENMIKFIGSKYAVATATSTAAIHLALSAIKLKRGDKILMSVNSFVNLPEVVRHFDAEPVFIDINMEDMNIDVDKFEKALAQNESKKLRGAIITFVAGQTPDLDRIYDIAQKYGIILIEDCRSALGVTYKGKRVGNLRADMTIFSTNPSNSKYAISRSGIIITNNEAIANRAKLLRTHALTTTYDSYGNLDYVYDVVDIGHKYDLSELDAAYALAQLNKTQKFIKRRKEIAKLYEKRLTGVKHITIPPYKDEHIFTQFIVKVSRNRDAFARALKERGVATGLNYIPLHLLSYYKTKYSIKITAFSNALNNYQQILSLPMYAGLTDEEVNYVCDQVIDVASEWI, encoded by the coding sequence ATGAAGAGAGATATTGCTATTTACAAAGCATCTTTAGATAATGAAGAATTAACCCAAATTAGAAGCGTATTAGAATCAAAAGATGACTTATCAAAAGCTATTGAATTTGAAGAAAATATGATTAAATTTATTGGTTCTAAGTATGCTGTTGCTACAGCTACATCGACTGCTGCTATTCATCTTGCTTTAAGTGCAATAAAACTTAAAAGAGGTGATAAGATTCTGATGTCTGTAAACTCTTTTGTAAATTTACCTGAAGTTGTAAGACACTTCGATGCAGAACCTGTATTTATTGATATTAATATGGAAGATATGAATATTGATGTTGATAAGTTTGAAAAAGCTTTAGCCCAAAATGAATCAAAAAAATTAAGAGGTGCAATTATTACTTTTGTTGCAGGGCAAACTCCTGATCTAGATAGAATTTATGATATTGCACAAAAATATGGGATTATATTAATCGAAGATTGCCGATCTGCTCTTGGGGTTACATATAAAGGGAAAAGAGTAGGTAATTTAAGAGCAGATATGACGATTTTTTCTACAAATCCTTCTAATAGTAAATATGCGATTTCAAGATCTGGTATTATTATTACAAATAATGAAGCCATTGCAAATAGAGCAAAACTATTAAGAACACACGCACTTACAACTACTTATGATAGTTATGGAAACTTAGATTATGTATATGATGTAGTTGATATTGGACATAAATATGATTTATCAGAATTAGATGCAGCGTATGCTTTAGCACAACTTAATAAAACACAAAAATTTATTAAAAGAAGAAAAGAAATTGCAAAGTTATATGAAAAAAGATTAACAGGGGTTAAGCATATTACAATTCCTCCATATAAAGATGAGCATATATTTACACAATTTATAGTAAAAGTTTCTAGAAATAGAGATGCATTTGCAAGAGCTTTAAAAGAGAGAGGAGTAGCTACTGGACTTAACTATATTCCTTTACATCTTTTATCTTATTATAAAACAAAATATTCTATAAAAATTACAGCATTTTCAAATGCTTTAAATAATTATCAACAAATACTTTCATTGCCAATGTATGCAGGTTTAACAGATGAAGAAGTTAATTATGTATGTGATCAAGTAATTGATGTAGCTTCTGAGTGGATTTAA
- a CDS encoding UPF0323 family lipoprotein: MKKNNNIKKISNYAVVGGLGAILVSGLIGCEDKSNNQQGFQESDAFANASQRQAAFVVIEESTDGKYAIVDEFPASKTTIVLRKPDGTERILTQEEIQALVKEEERKIDNGTSGLTNPNSEEASSGLGLGGILMSSIAGAMLGSFIGNKLFGNQNYQNQRKAQYKSPSTYSKSQSSFSKANSSAGKSSSATKKSGFFGSNNSSSKTRSSSFGG; the protein is encoded by the coding sequence TTGAAAAAGAATAATAATATTAAAAAAATATCAAATTATGCGGTAGTTGGTGGATTAGGTGCAATTTTAGTATCAGGGTTAATTGGTTGTGAAGATAAATCAAATAATCAACAAGGTTTTCAAGAAAGTGATGCGTTTGCAAATGCTAGTCAAAGACAAGCAGCTTTTGTAGTTATTGAAGAATCAACAGATGGGAAATATGCAATTGTTGATGAGTTCCCTGCATCAAAAACAACAATCGTTTTAAGAAAACCAGATGGAACAGAAAGAATTCTAACTCAAGAAGAAATTCAAGCTCTTGTAAAAGAGGAAGAAAGAAAAATTGATAATGGTACATCAGGTTTAACAAACCCAAATTCAGAGGAAGCAAGTTCTGGACTAGGGCTTGGTGGAATTTTAATGTCATCAATAGCAGGAGCAATGTTAGGTTCATTTATTGGTAATAAGTTATTTGGAAACCAAAACTACCAAAATCAAAGAAAAGCACAATATAAATCTCCTTCAACATATAGTAAATCACAAAGTTCTTTTAGTAAAGCAAATAGTTCAGCTGGAAAATCTTCCTCTGCTACTAAAAAAAGTGGCTTCTTTGGAAGTAATAATTCTAGTTCAAAAACTAGATCATCATCTTTTGGAGGATAA
- a CDS encoding NAD+ synthase: MINWQNVKTQLIDFLKDEVNKSGLEKVTVGLSGGLDSAVVAILCKEAFGDKVNCVLMPSQFSSQSSSEHAIEICEKFDIKYEIISIAPMVESFINNMDGDKLRIGNFSARMRMAVLYDVSSREKSLVVGTSNKSELLLGYGTIFGDIACAINPIGQMYKSDEFEFAKSLGVVDSILTKAPSADLWEGQSDEDELGYTYKQLDEVLKLFVDEKKTKNELISSGFEKKLIDMIDYKIKSNAFKGKLPIIANIKWS; encoded by the coding sequence GTGATAAATTGGCAAAATGTAAAAACTCAATTAATAGATTTTTTAAAAGATGAAGTGAATAAGTCAGGTTTAGAAAAAGTTACGGTTGGATTATCAGGTGGATTAGATTCAGCTGTAGTAGCAATACTTTGTAAGGAAGCTTTTGGTGATAAGGTAAACTGTGTTCTAATGCCTTCTCAATTTTCATCACAAAGTTCAAGTGAACATGCTATTGAAATTTGTGAAAAGTTTGATATTAAATATGAGATTATTTCAATCGCACCTATGGTTGAATCTTTTATAAATAACATGGATGGTGATAAATTAAGAATTGGTAATTTTTCAGCAAGAATGAGGATGGCAGTATTATATGATGTATCTTCACGTGAAAAATCTTTGGTAGTTGGAACTTCAAATAAAAGTGAATTATTACTAGGATATGGAACAATTTTTGGTGATATTGCTTGTGCTATTAATCCAATTGGACAAATGTATAAAAGTGATGAGTTTGAGTTTGCAAAATCATTAGGTGTTGTTGATTCTATTTTAACAAAAGCTCCTAGTGCTGATCTTTGGGAAGGTCAAAGCGATGAGGATGAACTTGGTTATACATATAAACAATTAGATGAAGTGTTAAAATTATTTGTAGATGAGAAAAAAACAAAAAATGAATTAATTTCTTCAGGATTTGAGAAAAAACTAATTGATATGATTGATTATAAAATTAAATCAAATGCTTTTAAAGGTAAATTACCAATTATTGCAAATATTAAGTGGAGTTAG
- a CDS encoding (2Fe-2S)-binding protein, producing the protein MLGFDESYEICSCKKVSIEEIIVALEKEQNPTLSDIQDLTGAGTECRYCIFKEGDNGKMKKNIYCKDVLNKIKNERING; encoded by the coding sequence ATGTTAGGATTTGATGAGTCCTATGAAATTTGTAGTTGTAAAAAAGTTTCAATTGAAGAAATAATAGTGGCTTTAGAAAAAGAACAAAATCCAACTTTAAGTGATATACAGGATTTAACAGGTGCTGGAACTGAATGTAGATACTGTATTTTTAAAGAAGGAGATAATGGTAAAATGAAGAAAAATATATATTGTAAAGATGTATTAAATAAAATTAAAAATGAGCGAATAAATGGCTAG
- a CDS encoding MarR family winged helix-turn-helix transcriptional regulator, which yields MKNLNYKEKKVQLKNILTPALKDTVDLVIPLHVYYKNMMQEVKVFLEKKYELNKSELNLLVTLSTTENKTLAPTKLYEDLVFSSGGMTKLLKKLEMKDYITRIENPEDKRSKLVKITSVGESLAIDALNDVLKIEGSYFINLTDVEKSTLLIIFEKLADKK from the coding sequence ATGAAAAATCTAAATTATAAAGAAAAAAAAGTACAATTAAAAAATATACTTACTCCTGCTTTAAAAGATACAGTGGATCTTGTTATTCCCTTACATGTTTATTATAAAAATATGATGCAAGAAGTAAAGGTATTTCTAGAAAAAAAATATGAACTTAATAAAAGTGAACTAAATTTATTAGTTACTTTGAGTACAACTGAAAATAAAACTTTAGCTCCTACAAAACTTTATGAAGATTTAGTATTCTCATCAGGTGGAATGACAAAACTTTTAAAAAAGCTTGAAATGAAAGATTATATTACAAGAATTGAAAATCCTGAAGATAAGCGTAGTAAACTTGTTAAAATAACATCAGTTGGTGAAAGTTTAGCAATTGATGCATTAAATGATGTATTAAAAATAGAAGGAAGTTATTTTATTAATTTAACTGATGTAGAAAAAAGTACATTGTTAATAATTTTTGAAAAGCTTGCAGATAAGAAATAA
- a CDS encoding metallophosphoesterase, whose product MENIYIISDVHGCYKSLLALIDKLPNKKKSKICFVGDLVDRGDNSYDVIKFIMDNNYDLVLGNHEKMFLEYSSMLENDRKNDSLKHWLFNCGGEETLSSYSSKKEFHKQLDFLKSLPLYKEYKNYKTKDGRYLVVSHSSLGKAWELRNSKNKDEKNKFEAQVLWSRYKNHNNNKIFNVYGHTIFDEPVLNKYSAAIDLGCYKTHDKVKNPRLCALEFPSMKIFTQRNLEG is encoded by the coding sequence TTGGAAAATATTTATATCATAAGTGATGTTCATGGTTGTTATAAAAGCTTATTAGCATTGATTGATAAATTACCAAATAAAAAGAAATCTAAAATATGTTTTGTAGGTGATTTAGTTGATAGAGGAGATAACTCTTATGATGTAATCAAGTTTATAATGGATAATAATTATGACCTAGTTTTAGGTAATCACGAAAAAATGTTCTTAGAATACTCTTCTATGCTTGAAAATGATAGAAAAAATGATTCCTTAAAACACTGGCTTTTTAATTGTGGAGGAGAAGAAACTTTAAGTTCATATAGTTCAAAAAAAGAGTTTCATAAACAATTAGATTTTTTGAAATCTCTGCCATTATATAAAGAATATAAAAACTATAAAACAAAAGATGGAAGATATTTAGTAGTTAGCCATTCATCCCTAGGAAAAGCATGGGAACTACGAAACAGTAAAAATAAAGACGAAAAAAATAAATTTGAAGCACAAGTACTTTGGAGTAGATATAAAAATCATAATAACAATAAAATATTCAATGTTTATGGACATACAATATTTGATGAACCAGTACTAAATAAATATAGTGCAGCAATCGATTTAGGATGCTATAAAACACATGATAAAGTAAAAAACCCAAGATTGTGTGCTTTGGAATTTCCAAGTATGAAAATCTTTACTCAGAGGAATTTGGAAGGGTAA
- a CDS encoding glutathionylspermidine synthase family protein: MNLLKLEPLTDEYLESIGFVWHTDEDNSSYIANEVVQLSEDEANAYYEATNELYDMFCEAGEYVIENDLFHEINIPFNLVETIKESWENDVHWHLYSRFDLAGGLDGAPIKLIEFNADTPTSLFETAIIQWALLKANGLNEASQFNNLYDALKDNFKRIITLDSDIENFEEYYKDLGWKMLFSSISSSQEDENTTKLLQHIATEAGFNTDFEYIDKVEFNDEGIFKDDESFEFWFKLIPWEDIAIDESELALILAEIIKEKKAIIFNPAYTLMFQSKGFMKILWDLYPNHPLLLETSFEPLEGKKQVEKRCFGREGANTKIINEDGSIDVETSGEYEGHKAIYQEYVELNTDSNGVTYQAGVFYAYEACGLGFRRGEKILNNMSKFVGHIVKEDQALLT; the protein is encoded by the coding sequence ATGAATTTATTAAAATTAGAGCCATTAACAGATGAGTATTTAGAATCAATTGGTTTTGTATGGCATACGGATGAAGATAATTCATCATATATTGCAAATGAAGTTGTGCAACTTAGTGAAGATGAAGCAAATGCATATTATGAGGCTACAAATGAGCTTTATGATATGTTTTGTGAAGCTGGTGAATATGTAATAGAAAATGATTTATTTCATGAAATAAATATCCCTTTTAATTTAGTTGAAACTATAAAAGAATCATGGGAAAATGATGTTCATTGGCATTTATATTCAAGATTTGATTTAGCAGGGGGACTTGATGGTGCACCTATTAAACTAATTGAATTTAATGCAGATACTCCTACTTCACTTTTTGAAACTGCTATTATTCAATGGGCTTTATTAAAAGCAAATGGCTTAAATGAAGCTAGTCAATTCAACAATCTTTATGATGCACTAAAAGATAATTTTAAAAGAATTATAACTTTAGATTCAGATATTGAAAATTTTGAAGAGTATTATAAAGATTTAGGTTGGAAAATGCTATTTTCTTCAATTTCAAGCTCACAAGAAGATGAAAACACAACTAAACTTTTACAACATATTGCTACAGAAGCTGGATTTAATACTGATTTTGAATATATTGATAAAGTCGAGTTTAATGATGAAGGTATATTTAAAGATGATGAAAGTTTTGAATTTTGGTTCAAACTAATTCCTTGGGAAGATATAGCTATTGATGAGAGTGAATTAGCACTTATTTTAGCAGAAATTATTAAAGAGAAAAAAGCGATTATTTTTAATCCTGCTTATACTTTGATGTTCCAATCAAAAGGTTTTATGAAAATTCTTTGGGATTTGTATCCAAATCACCCTCTTTTACTTGAAACTTCTTTTGAACCTTTAGAAGGAAAAAAACAAGTTGAAAAAAGATGTTTTGGACGAGAAGGTGCAAATACAAAAATCATTAATGAAGATGGTAGTATTGATGTAGAAACTTCTGGCGAATATGAAGGTCATAAAGCGATTTATCAAGAGTATGTAGAGTTAAACACTGATAGTAATGGTGTTACATACCAAGCTGGTGTATTTTACGCTTATGAAGCTTGTGGTTTAGGATTTAGACGTGGTGAGAAAATTTTAAATAATATGTCTAAATTTGTAGGTCATATAGTAAAAGAAGATCAAGCACTTCTAACTTGA
- a CDS encoding tetraacyldisaccharide 4'-kinase, which translates to MKQKLYLWIEDYLFFPNTLQQVIAYLLLPLTFIYMLIILIKRAFAKEIDFGIPVISIGNIIVGGSGKTPIAIKIATSYENSCVILRGYGRDSKGLYVISHNGNILEDISISGDEAMLLAKSLPNSSVIVSENRIEAIKKAKELGCKIVFLDDGFSKYNIKKYNILLRPKKEPTNFYCLPSGGYREPKGLYAYADLELKEGRDFNRIITIKKVGDEVTKEVKLNGKTIVLTAISKPKRLLEFLPKDTELLAYPDHHTFLATEIEEIKEKYKNYQIITTGKDLVKLETFNIKNLYLMDLDIKLDKSVDFSTMKEYIKTYE; encoded by the coding sequence TTGAAACAAAAATTATACTTATGGATTGAAGATTATCTCTTCTTTCCAAATACCTTGCAGCAGGTTATTGCTTATTTATTATTACCACTTACTTTTATTTATATGCTTATTATTCTTATAAAACGTGCATTTGCAAAAGAGATTGATTTTGGAATACCTGTTATTTCTATTGGAAATATAATTGTAGGTGGAAGTGGTAAAACACCAATTGCAATAAAAATAGCAACTTCATATGAAAACTCTTGTGTAATATTAAGAGGTTACGGAAGAGATTCAAAAGGTTTATATGTAATATCTCATAATGGTAATATTTTAGAAGATATAAGCATTAGTGGTGATGAAGCAATGCTTTTAGCAAAGTCTTTACCAAACTCTTCTGTAATTGTAAGTGAAAATAGAATTGAAGCAATTAAAAAAGCAAAAGAATTAGGCTGTAAAATTGTATTTTTAGATGATGGATTTTCAAAATACAATATTAAAAAATACAATATTCTTCTTCGTCCAAAAAAAGAACCAACAAACTTTTATTGTCTCCCAAGTGGTGGATATAGAGAACCCAAAGGCTTGTATGCATATGCAGATTTAGAATTAAAAGAGGGTAGGGATTTTAATAGAATTATAACTATTAAAAAAGTTGGTGATGAAGTTACTAAAGAAGTTAAGTTAAATGGTAAAACTATTGTTTTAACTGCCATTTCGAAACCTAAAAGACTTTTAGAATTTTTGCCAAAAGATACAGAGCTATTAGCTTATCCTGACCATCATACTTTTTTGGCTACTGAAATAGAAGAAATAAAAGAAAAATATAAAAACTATCAAATAATAACTACAGGGAAAGATTTAGTAAAACTTGAAACTTTTAATATAAAAAATTTATACCTGATGGATTTAGATATAAAATTAGATAAAAGTGTAGATTTTTCTACCATGAAAGAGTATATAAAAACATATGAATAA
- a CDS encoding AEC family transporter, with product MLIINTLIPIFCLIIVGYFFKKIQFPDESFWKHLDKFNYFVLFPSLLFYKLSTANIKNILTFDFILIGLVAIATTSIFLIILNKFMRVENSSFTSIYQGAIRFNVYVFIALSSTLLSNESFVMGMLLMAFVTPFINILCISIFSLYIPKNKISIVSFLKSIMKNPLIVSCVLGVSINISGFSLPTILENALSIVSSASLPMGLLSIGVGLHLSALKDTKMLLFISSFSKLILLPIIMYILCLLFEINKDITMLMILFAAMPTGSASYVLARQLGGDLKLISSIISIQVVLSIFTISFVLWIFGI from the coding sequence ATGCTCATTATCAATACTCTTATTCCAATTTTTTGTTTAATCATCGTAGGATACTTTTTTAAAAAGATACAATTTCCAGATGAAAGTTTCTGGAAACATTTAGATAAATTTAACTATTTTGTTTTGTTTCCATCTCTTTTATTCTATAAACTTTCTACTGCAAATATTAAGAATATTTTAACTTTTGATTTTATTCTAATAGGTCTTGTAGCAATAGCAACAACTTCTATTTTTTTAATTATTTTAAATAAATTTATGAGAGTAGAAAACAGTTCTTTTACTTCTATTTATCAAGGTGCAATACGATTTAATGTATATGTTTTTATAGCACTTTCTAGTACATTACTAAGTAATGAAAGTTTTGTAATGGGTATGTTACTTATGGCTTTTGTCACTCCATTCATCAATATACTGTGTATATCAATTTTTTCTTTATATATACCAAAAAATAAAATATCAATAGTATCATTTTTAAAATCTATAATGAAAAATCCATTAATTGTTTCTTGTGTATTAGGTGTAAGTATTAATATATCTGGATTTTCTCTACCAACTATTTTAGAAAATGCATTATCTATAGTTAGCTCAGCATCATTACCAATGGGACTCTTGTCAATAGGTGTAGGACTACATTTATCTGCTTTAAAAGATACAAAAATGTTATTATTTATTTCTTCATTTTCAAAGCTAATTTTACTACCAATTATTATGTATATTTTATGCTTACTATTTGAAATTAATAAAGATATTACAATGTTAATGATTCTTTTTGCAGCTATGCCAACAGGCTCTGCTTCGTATGTTTTAGCACGTCAATTAGGTGGAGATTTAAAACTAATATCTTCAATTATATCGATACAAGTTGTTTTATCGATATTTACAATCTCTTTTGTTCTTTGGATATTTGGTATTTAA
- a CDS encoding class I SAM-dependent methyltransferase, translated as MNRFDKAAKTWDSKPSSVAIAKACVKNIQKFIDIEKNINILDYGCGTGLVSIALSNEKNQVLGMDYSKGMVDTFNEKIQKLGFDNIKAIKHDIHNEDFKENSNDLITINMALHHLEDTSIFIKECKKSLKKDGFLCINDLDKEDGSFHSKHKNEGVFHFGFSKDELCNLLIKNGFEIIDYTIVLIDKRNEKEYPIFNLIAKL; from the coding sequence TTGAATAGATTTGATAAAGCAGCTAAAACATGGGATTCAAAGCCATCAAGTGTCGCAATTGCAAAAGCGTGTGTTAAAAATATACAAAAATTTATAGATATTGAAAAAAATATTAATATCTTAGATTATGGATGTGGTACAGGTCTTGTGTCAATTGCTTTAAGTAATGAAAAAAATCAAGTTTTAGGTATGGATTATTCAAAAGGAATGGTTGATACATTTAATGAAAAAATTCAAAAACTCGGATTTGATAATATCAAAGCAATAAAACACGATATTCATAATGAAGATTTCAAAGAAAACTCTAATGATTTAATCACTATAAATATGGCTCTTCATCATTTAGAAGATACTTCAATTTTTATAAAAGAATGTAAAAAATCACTTAAAAAAGATGGTTTTTTATGTATAAATGATTTGGATAAAGAAGATGGGAGCTTTCATAGTAAACATAAAAATGAAGGAGTTTTTCATTTTGGTTTTTCAAAAGATGAATTATGCAATTTATTAATAAAAAATGGATTTGAAATAATCGATTATACAATAGTATTAATAGATAAAAGAAATGAAAAAGAATACCCAATATTTAATCTAATAGCAAAACTTTAA
- a CDS encoding TerB family tellurite resistance protein, giving the protein MSYVVLIIVGFVLYLIAKNYKTEEFKNINLKVKENFNGDLMNHEAGLLIALMAKVAKADGKVCELEAELLKHTFNDISSHFENNEEVREQLKVLYKKEKESFDNTLEICQRLYSLTKFEYSKRVKIMEYLLNLAFIDKEFSDTERMITEDISNALKIKIQDFENLISTFKAFYSNQASSNALSLEKAYSILKSNSTDDNATLKKNYRKLVKQHHPDIMSGRGESQSIIDEATKKLQEINEAYEIVKKDRGI; this is encoded by the coding sequence ATGAGCTATGTAGTATTAATAATAGTAGGTTTTGTATTATATTTAATTGCAAAAAATTATAAAACAGAAGAATTTAAAAATATAAATTTAAAAGTAAAAGAAAACTTTAATGGTGATTTAATGAATCACGAAGCCGGATTATTAATTGCTTTAATGGCAAAAGTTGCAAAAGCGGATGGAAAAGTTTGTGAGTTAGAAGCAGAGCTTTTAAAACACACTTTTAATGATATTTCAAGTCATTTTGAAAATAATGAAGAAGTAAGAGAACAACTGAAAGTTTTATATAAAAAAGAAAAAGAAAGTTTTGATAATACTCTTGAAATATGTCAAAGATTATACAGCCTTACAAAATTTGAGTATTCTAAACGTGTTAAAATTATGGAATATTTATTAAACCTTGCATTTATTGATAAAGAATTTTCAGATACTGAAAGAATGATTACAGAAGATATTTCAAATGCCTTAAAAATAAAAATTCAAGATTTTGAGAATCTAATTAGTACTTTTAAAGCCTTTTATTCAAATCAAGCTTCATCAAATGCACTTTCATTAGAAAAAGCATATTCGATTTTAAAATCAAATAGTACTGATGATAATGCTACATTAAAGAAAAACTACAGAAAACTTGTAAAACAACATCACCCTGATATTATGTCAGGACGTGGTGAATCTCAAAGTATTATTGATGAAGCTACAAAAAAACTTCAAGAAATTAATGAAGCTTATGAAATAGTTAAAAAAGATAGAGGGATTTAA
- a CDS encoding shikimate dehydrogenase, producing the protein MSKEQEKFVIFGNPVAHSKSPQMQNAGFESLDYNGIYEKHQLLDGNTIKETFLQNNYEGANITVPHKEFAYKNADEVRGLAQRIKAVNTYINENGKVIAYNTDAPGFLKAIESFGKVKSVLLLGAGGTAKAIALALQENNIEVTVLNRSEGKLEFFKNEGINCYSWEDFEKEVKEKEFDLIVNSTSAGLKDEYLPCDKELLQTLFKSAKYAFDCVYGKITPFLALAKENGLEIKDGEDMLLYQGVLAFEYFTKQKVDEKVSEAMRKGLKKE; encoded by the coding sequence ATGTCAAAAGAACAAGAAAAATTCGTAATTTTTGGAAACCCAGTAGCTCACTCAAAATCACCACAAATGCAAAATGCAGGATTTGAAAGCTTGGATTATAATGGTATATATGAAAAACATCAATTACTAGATGGGAACACAATAAAAGAGACTTTTTTACAAAACAATTATGAAGGTGCAAATATCACAGTACCACATAAAGAGTTTGCATATAAAAATGCAGATGAAGTAAGAGGCTTAGCACAAAGAATAAAAGCAGTAAATACATATATAAATGAAAATGGAAAAGTAATCGCCTACAATACAGATGCTCCAGGATTTTTAAAAGCAATAGAATCTTTTGGAAAAGTTAAATCAGTTTTATTACTTGGTGCGGGTGGTACTGCAAAAGCAATTGCCCTTGCCTTACAAGAAAATAATATCGAAGTAACAGTTTTAAATAGAAGCGAAGGCAAACTAGAGTTTTTCAAAAATGAAGGAATTAATTGTTATTCGTGGGAAGATTTTGAAAAAGAAGTAAAAGAAAAAGAATTCGACTTAATCGTAAACTCAACAAGCGCAGGACTTAAAGATGAATATTTGCCATGTGATAAAGAACTTTTACAAACATTATTTAAAAGTGCAAAATACGCTTTTGATTGTGTATATGGAAAAATAACACCATTTTTAGCACTAGCAAAAGAAAATGGACTTGAAATAAAAGACGGTGAAGATATGCTACTTTATCAAGGTGTTTTAGCTTTTGAGTATTTTACTAAGCAAAAAGTAGATGAAAAAGTTAGTGAAGCTATGAGAAAGGGATTAAAGAAAGAATAA
- a CDS encoding (2Fe-2S)-binding protein, whose amino-acid sequence MARKFQHSYEVCTCKQVTLGEIIHAIKDRNASSLIKIGELTDAGTCCKSCVCKEQDHGVKKMELYLDEILKKFEKK is encoded by the coding sequence ATGGCTAGAAAATTTCAACACTCATATGAAGTATGTACTTGTAAACAAGTTACACTTGGTGAAATTATTCATGCAATAAAAGATAGAAATGCATCTTCTCTTATAAAAATAGGTGAATTAACAGATGCAGGTACATGTTGTAAATCTTGTGTTTGTAAGGAGCAAGATCATGGTGTTAAAAAAATGGAACTTTATTTAGATGAGATATTAAAAAAATTTGAAAAGAAGTAG